The window GATGACGCACGAGTACGCGGATAACGAGCAAGGCGTCGCGAAACTCGCGAAAATAACTTGGCGGTCCGTAGATGGTCGAAATAGGCACGTTCGTAATGGTGAACCCTGCGCGAGCCGCACGGATGATGAAATCAGTTTCGTATTCATAGCGGTCACCGACGCCCTGTATTTCCTCAATGACCTCGCGCCGGAAGGCGCGGAACCCGGATTGGCTGTCGCCGACTGCGCCGCCTGACACAAAGCGGGTCGCCACCGTCGACAGAAAGTTCGCAAATCTCCGGCGCCTCGGCATCTGCTCACCCTGGAGGTCGCGCGTTCCGATCGCGATGTGGTATTGGCCCAGGGCCGATACCAGCGACCGAGAAAAAGCGGGATCGTGCTGGCCATCCGAATCGATCGAAAGTACGGCATCGCAATCGTTCTCCAGCGCAACCGCGATGCCTGCGCGCAACGCAGCGCCCTTCCCCCGATTCTGCTCAAATCGAATCGCGCGGTCACACACGGAACGCAGCAGCGCTGCCGTACCATCATCGGAGCCGTCATCCACACCTACAATGAACGCGGTCGGTAGTGCCTTCCTGAGCCCGCGCACAACAGTTACCAGCGTTTTCTCGGCATTGTATGCGGGCACTATAACCACGATCCGGCGACTCATTCCGGGATTTCTTCTCCGTCGAGGATCGCGGCAATTTCCTTGAGCTCCGCTTCCATTGACTCGATTGTCTGAGCATCCAGCGCGGAGCGAGCAACGGTGCGCAGCTCCCCGCTCTTGCGATACTCATCGATCTTCTGGCGAGCGCCGTCGATCGTGTATTTCTCAGTGTACAGAAGCTGCCGCACGAGCATGATCAGCTCGATCTCCCGGCGCTGGTAAACACGGTTCCCCGAGCGGTTCTTGGCGGGGTGCAGGAATCTGAACTGGCTCTCCCAGTAGCGAAGCACATGGGGTTTGAGATCGGTCAGATTACAAACGTCCCCCATCGAGAAAAACTCGCGCACCGGTTCAGCGGCGGGCATCAATCAGCTTCCGTCCGGAGCTCGCGGGTCATCAACGAGTGTATCGCATCCCGCGGCTGGTCAGCCTGAAACAATACCCGGTACACAGCATCCACGATCGGCATCGCAACCCCCTCGCGCGTGGCTAACGCGTGCGCACTTCGCGTTGTCATCACTCCCTCAGCGACGGTATCCCTTCCGGCAAGTATTTTCTCCAGTGGCGCCCCTCGCCCTATTTCGACACCGACACTTCTGTTACGGCTCAGCGACCCGGTGCAGGTCAGAACCAGATCGCCAAGACCCGCAAGACCGGCAAATGTCGACGCTTCCGCGCCAAGTCTGACGCCGAGCCGGGTCATTTCCGCGAGGCCCCGTGTGATCAGGGCCGCGCGGGCGTTGAATCCCAATCCGAGACCATCGGCAATGCCCGTTGCCACAGCCATCACGTTCTTGAGTGACCCTCCAACCTCAACGCCGGTCACATCGGTGTGAGTGTAAGCCCTGAATTGCGTCGAGCTGAATACAGTCTGCATCAGCAGGGCATCGGCAGGATCGGTCGCCGCAACCACGACCGCAGTGGGTTGGCGGGCCGCCACTTCGGCGGCGAAGCTCGGCCCTGAGAGGGCCACCACACGTGTACCCCCCAGTTCCTGCGCAGCAATGTCCGTCATCAGAGATAGCGTGTCCTGTTCGATTCCCTTTGACGCCAGCACCAGTGGTGTCGTGGTGCTGATGAACTCGCTCGCATTTTTCAAAATCTCCCGTGTGACGTGTGAGGGAGTCGCAACCGCTATCAGCTCTGCACCCTCAAGCGTTTCGCTCAATTCATTGCAGGCCCGGAGTGTATCGGAGAGCTGGCAGCCAGGCAGGAAACGCCGGTTCTGGTGGGACCGATTTATCGTTTCGACAACATCCCATTCATACGCCCAGATCCGAACTTCATGCCCGTTGCGCGAAAGAAGATCGGCCAGCGCCGTGCCCCAGGCTCCCGCCCCGATCATGGCGCACCGCACTATGTGGTGCCCGCGCCTTTTCCGGCACCGCTACGAATTCGCGGCTCTTCGCCACGGCGCAGGCGCGCGATGTTTGTACGGTGCGCATAAACTACCAGCAGGCCGATTGCCAGACTCACAGAAAAAAGCGGACTCGCGACGCCGCGCCAGGCGAGAACGGCCAGCGGAAGCGCGAGCGCTGCTGCAATCGATGCAACACTGACAATCCTGGTTAACGCCAGCGTCACAAGAAAAACGCCAAGCGCGATCAAACCAGCGAGCCATGCCAGTCCGAAGAACACGCCACCACCCGTTGCAACCCCCTTCCCTCCTCGCTTGCCAAGCAGGAATAGGGGAAAGACGTGACCGGCAATTGCCGCTACCCCGAACGCTATTGCCCATAGATCCGGACGGGCAGCGCGCGTGACCGGCGGCAACAGCAACACTGGCAGCAATCCCTTCAACGTGTCGCCAAGATACACAACACCTCCGATCGCCGGTCCCAGAACGCGGACGGCATTTGTTGCACCGAGGTTTCCGGAGCCGTGCTCTCTCAAATCGAGCCCGCGCATTTTGCCGGCGAGTAAGGCGAACGGAATCGAGCCCGCCAGATACGCGAGCAGCACCCCTGCGGCCGGATGCACCTAGGCTGATTTCTTCCGCATGACGACGCGGAGCGGACTCCCCATGAATCCCCACGATTCCCGAAATCCATTGTGCAGGTAGCGGATGTAATGCTCCTGAACAAGGTCTGGATTGTTTCCAAACACAGCGATCACGGGTGGGGTCGTCTCTACCTGAGTTGCGTAGTTTAGCTTCACCTCCCGTCCTGCCGCCTGGGGCGGTTGG of the Gemmatimonadaceae bacterium genome contains:
- a CDS encoding glycosyltransferase family 2 protein; this encodes MSRRIVVIVPAYNAEKTLVTVVRGLRKALPTAFIVGVDDGSDDGTAALLRSVCDRAIRFEQNRGKGAALRAGIAVALENDCDAVLSIDSDGQHDPAFSRSLVSALGQYHIAIGTRDLQGEQMPRRRRFANFLSTVATRFVSGGAVGDSQSGFRAFRREVIEEIQGVGDRYEYETDFIIRAARAGFTITNVPISTIYGPPSYFREFRDALLVIRVLVRHLGGALRKYTPRSVSSITDMK
- a CDS encoding MerR family transcriptional regulator, with the protein product MPAAEPVREFFSMGDVCNLTDLKPHVLRYWESQFRFLHPAKNRSGNRVYQRREIELIMLVRQLLYTEKYTIDGARQKIDEYRKSGELRTVARSALDAQTIESMEAELKEIAAILDGEEIPE
- a CDS encoding NAD(P)H-dependent glycerol-3-phosphate dehydrogenase, which encodes MIGAGAWGTALADLLSRNGHEVRIWAYEWDVVETINRSHQNRRFLPGCQLSDTLRACNELSETLEGAELIAVATPSHVTREILKNASEFISTTTPLVLASKGIEQDTLSLMTDIAAQELGGTRVVALSGPSFAAEVAARQPTAVVVAATDPADALLMQTVFSSTQFRAYTHTDVTGVEVGGSLKNVMAVATGIADGLGLGFNARAALITRGLAEMTRLGVRLGAEASTFAGLAGLGDLVLTCTGSLSRNRSVGVEIGRGAPLEKILAGRDTVAEGVMTTRSAHALATREGVAMPIVDAVYRVLFQADQPRDAIHSLMTRELRTEAD
- the plsY gene encoding glycerol-3-phosphate 1-O-acyltransferase PlsY; its protein translation is MHPAAGVLLAYLAGSIPFALLAGKMRGLDLREHGSGNLGATNAVRVLGPAIGGVVYLGDTLKGLLPVLLLPPVTRAARPDLWAIAFGVAAIAGHVFPLFLLGKRGGKGVATGGGVFFGLAWLAGLIALGVFLVTLALTRIVSVASIAAALALPLAVLAWRGVASPLFSVSLAIGLLVVYAHRTNIARLRRGEEPRIRSGAGKGAGTT